The uncultured Roseibium sp. DNA segment TCCAGCGCTCCCCTTCGCCACTGCCGGATGCAGTCACGACCTCAGAGCCGTCACCCGCAAAGGCCGCATCGAACACACCATTGTCAGGAAAGGAAATCGTGCCTATCTGAGACCCGTTTTCCGCATTCCAGATTCGCACACTGCCGTCTTCTGATACCGTGAGACAATGTAATCCATCCGGACTGAATACGGCCTTGTTGACGGCACCCGTATGGCCCTTGAGAATAGCCTGCATCTCTCCGGTATTGCTGTCCCACAGACGCGCCGTGCCATCATGAGACGCCGTCAGGACGGTCGAGCTGTCGGGACTGAACGATACCTGCGTGACCATGTCCGCATGTCCGGTCAGTCGCGCATAGGGGATTCCCGTCGCGCTCTCCCGGAGGATTGCCGTTTCATCTGTCGAGGCCGAAACCAGACGAAGTCCGTCCGGGCTGTAGGCAACCGCGTTGACGATGTCTGAGTGTTCATCCAGTAGAGCTATGTCATGCTGCCTGTCATAGGCTTCCGGAAGAAAATCGTATAGTTCGCTCACCAGCGGCCGGTCGCCCGGTGCATCCTTTGCACTTGGAAGGCCTGCCAAAGCGATGCGGATGGCCGAATTGGGACTTCCCGCTTCAAGTGTCGTTTCCGCCTTTTCGAGCAGGAAACGGGACTGGCTAATCTGAGCTGTCCTGAGCTGCTTACGGGCCTCGGCACGTTGGGTCACAGCGATGTTTCTCTGCTGAACCGCGAGGGCGGAAAGTCCGCTGGCCACCAGCGCACCGGCGAGAGACGCGGCGATGACATACCACATGCGGGTGCGGCGGCGCTCCTCGTCCCTTTGCTTCAGGTCGTCGTATTTCACGCCCAGAAGACAGGCGGCAATCCGCAAAAACTCGTTTCTTTCCAGCTCCTTCCGGCTGATATCCGTTCGGGGGAGCACATTCGCGGCGATCGGCTCGCGCGCCTCGTCCTGCCAGGACGTCACTTCGCCGGCGACGATCTCCAGCGGCAGCTGCGTCAGCGGAGCGGGAAAGGATGTTTCCGGTTCGCCGTCAATCAGAAGTGCAATGATTTTGTCGCTGCGCCCAAGGGCATGGAATTGCCTGATCTCCTCACAAACCCAACGCGACAGCGGTGTCTCCGGCGAACAAACGACAATCAGATATTCCGATTTTCGTAGGGCATCGCGTATCTGGTGGCTGAGATCGCTGGACGCCGGGATCTCGTCCTCATCCCGGAACACCTTGCCAAGTCGCGCCGGCAAGTTGCGCTTCCTGAGAGCTCTCGGTGTTCTGAATCGCTCTATCCTGTCCAGAAGCCACTTGGCCCATTTTCGGTCTTGATCCAGGTGACGGTAGCTGACGAAGGCACAATATTCATATTCCTCAGTGATGATCTCCATTGCGCTTTAACCCAATCAGAAGCTTTAAAAATTCGACTTTGTATTTTTTATTTCCGCAATATTCGGGGTTCACCCCGTCGATTTCTGAACTGCGCGATGCCAGCGCACATCTCATTCATCATTTGCAACCCAGTCCGATCGGTCAACCGGCGCTCCGCCAATTTCAATGCAAAACAGAACCTCTTCTTTGAGCGAAGCCAGGGGCGCGACGTCCTAGATTTCCCATGCCGGCCAATGAATCCGGCGGTCGATTTCGCATTCTGCAAAGGAGTAACGCCATGACTGAAGGCTCGCCCGTCATCGATCTGTCCACCATCTGGAACAAGCTCGACCAGAAACAAACCGAGCCGTTTTGCGCGGATATGGTTCACCCAACCAGGAACACCCCCGGTCAAGATGGCTAGCCCCCCTCTCGCCGACTGATTTGCCAGATTCCGATCTTTGAGGCTGTCTGCGTCCATGTCGAATACCGGGAAACCTGTACACGGGGCTATTCAGATCGACCAGCTGATGGTCGTTGGTTATTTCCGGGGAGATGTCCGAAAACGGTACAGGCTCGATAATGACGGGAATGATGGCCTTCGACCACATTTTGGCAGTGCGGAATTCCGTCATGCACCAGCTCGAATCAAGCCAGTTTCTCGACAGAAGCAGCATGACGACTTCGCAACGGTTCGCGGCAGCCTTCAACTGCGCCTGCCAACTCGCGCCACCCGTCAGGCCCCTTTCCGGGTCGAAATCCAGAAAAACATCGTCCCAGCCCCGATCCCGCATCCACTGCTGAATTGCCAGAGCCTTATCGTTATCCGCACTCGAATGACTTATGAAAATTCGGCTCAAACGAGAAATTCCCTACGGATCTAAAAAAGACGCTGAACAGGAAACTAAAACACGTCAAATGCGAGGTCTAGTAGCGTCGCGGACGGATAAACCGCACCTTCCGATGAAACCAAATCGTTCCCAGAACGTTAATTGGGTGGAGGTGCTGTTATGACGAACAAATCGCTGAAACTCTGCGCCGCGACCATTGCCGTCGCCCTCGGTATGACGGTGAGCGTGACCGCGTCCCTGATTGCCGATGAAGCGGGATCGAAAGAACACGCTGAAAAGGCGGTCGTGACCAATCGCGATGCAAAAACCGATTTTCGCGCCGAGCTCGACGACGTGAATCGGATGGAGATCCGGTGCGTTTCCCAGGCACAAACAACCACATGCACGGGATGGCCCGTAGCTCAAGGGTTCCAGGTAAGCGGCCTTTAGAGCATCGGGACAGCCGATTAAGAAAAAGCCCGTCTGCTTTCAGGCGGGTTTTTCTTTGTGCGAATGCGGGTGAAATGACCCAGCCTTAGCAGGCAAAGCCTGAAAAACGGAGCAGGTCGATCTGATCAGGACGGTTCGGACGGCACCGTCTCAATATTGGCGATCACCGTGCCGGCGATGAGAAGTGCGGGCACTGCGATAAAGCCGCCGACCGGACCCCAGAGCCAGATCCAGCCGGCCAAGGCGAGGAACACCAGGAACGGATTGAGCGTCATGGTGCGCCCCAGAACATGCGGCGTCACGATCTGGGCTTCCAGCAGGTTTAGGCCCAGATAGGCGAGCGGCGGCAGAAGGATTGCAGGCGCGGTGTCCGCGGTCGCAAGTCCGACGCCGGTGAGCACCACGGCCATCACTGCAGGGCCGATATAAATCACGTAGTTCAGGACGCCCGCCATCATCCCCCAAAGAAGGGGTGACGGTACACCGAGAGCGAACATGACCACCGAGACGGCCAGGCCGAGCGCGATATTGACCAAGGTGATCGACAGCAGATAGCGCGACACCTTGTCTTCCACTTCCAGAAAGGTGCCCGCGACGCGCCGGCGCAGGCGCGGGGCAACGCAGCGCGACAGCACCGCGTCGCGGAACTCGTTCCGGGTCGCGATGAAGAAATACATGCTGGCGAGAAACAACACGATCTGCGCCATCAGTGCCGGCGCGAAATAGACGACGCTTTCGACAGCGGACGTGTCGTCGACATTCACCTTCATGCCTGAATTCTGCCCCATGGCCTGGCGAAGCTGCTCCTGCAGGCCACCAACCGAAGCGAAGATCCCCTTCCAGCTCGTCAGCTCCGACTGCAGCCGCGACCAGATCTCCGGAAGTCTGTCCATCCAGTCGGCAAGCGGAACGGCGAAGCCGGTGGCGGCGATGGCGATCAGGGCAAGGAAGATCAGAACCGCGGCAAAGGCCGACACCCATGGCGGAATGCCGAACTGTTCGATCCGGTCGGCCAACGGCCCGAACATCAGCCCGATGACGATCGCCAGGGCGATGGGTGCGAGGATCACCTGCGCATATTCGAGAACGCCCACCACCGCGATCCCGCCGAGAAGGATGAGCGATACTCTTGCGGCGGTGGCCGTTTGGGTTTCAAAATCAGAACTGGGCAAGACCTGACGCGCCTCCCGAGAGGTTTCCATTCATTGGAGAAAACGCCCGAGAGCCGCCAAAGTTCCATGACGCCCGCCAGGACGTTCAATGTCCCAAAGGCGGATGCCTTACTCGTCCTCGTCGCGCCCTTTGGCGCGGGTGGTTCCTGCAGGTCGTTCGAAAGCGCGTTTCATGTGATCCCGGGTTCCGATATTCCGGGCGAGATTCCCGCCTGCCCGGCCGCCGTCGAATTCCAGATCTTCGGCGAGGGTCAGGGGGTCCTCCAACTGTTTCTGCCGTTCACCCTTGCTGCGCTCTTGCATGGCTCAAGCTCCTTTTCGGTTAACACCTGTTTTCCAAATGCCTGGCAAGCCGAATGGTTCCCTGCGAAGGGAACGCACGATGAGGATTTCCGCCAAAGGGAGAGAATGGTTCAACGTCGCAGGTCGCAGGATAGAAAGAAACGGGGTCTCGAACCGGGTCCGCGCAACCGCATGCGGACAATTCAAAGCGGTATGATCATCCGGACCGTCATGCCGTTTGGACGGAACGTGCGGTCAATGGTGCCGCCGAGTTCCCCACGGATATTGGCGTCGATCAAACGGGACCCGAAGCCGGTTCCTTCCGGTTCGCTGATTGTCTCAACAGATGTCTCGATCCAGTCCAGCTGCAATCGCTTCGACTTGCCCGATCCTGTGAACTGCCAGTTTACGAGGAGATCGCCGTTGTTGGTGGAGATGCCGCCGTACTTGAGTGCGTTGGTGGCCAATTCATGGAAGGTCAGTCCGAGCGCCTGGGTCGTGCGCTCATCAAGCAGGATCTGCGGACCCGTGATCTTGTCCTGGCTTGTGCTGCTGCCGAAGACCTGTTCGAGTTCCGTGTTGAGAAGCTCGCGCAGATCGGCCCGCCGCCAGTGGGAACGGGTCAGCATATCCTGCGCGTTCGCCATGGAATTGAGCCGCGCGGAGAACGATTGGGAGAACTCGTCAATCGTTTCCGAATTGGCTGCCGTCTGCCGGGCGATTGCCAGAACGCGGGCGATCGAATTCTTGATGCGATGCTTCATCTCCTGAAGCATCAGGTCCTTTTCCTTGGACGATTTCTCCGAGACCCGGCGTAACTCGTTTGCCGCCGCCACCGACTTCAGCTGGGAGCGGCTCGCCATGGTAAGTGCGACCGCCAGGAGGAGCGAAACGCCTCCGATCAAGATGGTATAGAAATGATGTGTCCTGGTCCGGAAGTCAGGCGTCGCCTGCACCTTGAAGGTCCATTGCCGACCGGCCATGTCGACGACCTTCTCTGCGACATGGCCCTCATAGGCGTTGTCTTTCTCGTACCCGGCGGAGCGGAACAGCAGGCCGCCGGTTTTACCCGTCCTGTCGCCTTCTTTCAGATCATCCGTCGTATCTGATGTTTCTATCTTGACCGGCAGTTTCGGTGCGGTTTCCAAGGCGGCCTCATGCAGATCTCCCGCCCGAAACGGCGCATAGACGAAGCCGTCCACCCTGCCCGGCGACGCGCCTAGCGAGAACGGGACGTAGACCAGAAACCCGGCCTGTTTGAGCGAGGTAATTTCCTGAACCAGCTGGATAGGAGCGCTTGCCTTCGGCTCGCCGCTCGCAATCGCGGCCTGCATGGCGTGCCTGCGGTGCTCCTCACTGAACATGTCGTAACCGAGCGCCACCCTGTTGCGCGCGTCCGAAGGCTCCAGCAACACGATCGGCGTACGAAGATCCTGGTCGGTTTCGGGCCAGACTTCACGATCGAGCCCATAGTTTCTTTGCAGATCGCCTGCCGCCTCAGCCTCATTGCCGGTCGTGACCAAGCGCGCATAGCCGATACCACGGATCCCTTCAAACTCACCTTCCAGATGAAGACCGTCGACAAAACGCGCAAAGGCCCCCCTGTCGGCCTGTCCAGCCTCGGTACCAAAGGTATGGGCATTGAAGAAGGAATGCGTCGAAATCAGCAGCGTGATGTGCTGGCTCACACGTTCAACAACCCGGTCTACGGCGTCGTTCGCAAGGTTCTCGAACCGAATACGGTCTGCCGTTTCCTCTGCATTGTAAACGACAGCGGTCATCCCGGCACCTATCATCGCAACAGCGACAAATACGACCGGCGGCAAATAGCGGATCAATTGGCGACTTTCCTGACTATAATGATCACCTTTACATGTATCATTTTCTTCTGCCAATAATTTTCGTCACCAAAATAATTAAATCCGACTCCTTTCACCGTTTCCTGAGAAAGATGGAACTTCTGCGCTGCGGGGGCGTTTTAATAACAGGAGCACGCGTGTGCTCTTCCTAAAAGACAGGAGAAAGCCATGAACTGGAATCAAATCGAAGGTAATTGGGACCTCTTCAGGGGCAAGGTTCAGGAAAAGTGGGGCAAGCTCACCGGGGATGATCTCGATGTCGTTGCCGGCAACCGCAAGCAGCTCGCCGGAAAGATCCAGGAGCGCTATGGAATTGCGCAGGAAGAGGTCGAACGGGAGATCGACGACTGGTTGACCCGACACTAACCCTTTCGGATCCGTTCCATACGGACTGAATGCGAAGCGCCCCGCGCCCGCCATATAAAGGGCGGTGCGGGGCGCTTAATTTTCCATCATCTCAGTCGCCGAAACTTAAGCGGCAGCGTCGACAGTTTGATCGAAGAACAGGGCCTGACTGATCAGGGCTTTTACCATTTCCGGGTTGAACGGCTTGGTGATCAGGAAGGTCGGCTCGGGCCGTTCGCCGGTCAACAGGCGTTCGGGAAATGCGGTGATGAAGATGACCGGGATATCGTTGGCCTGGAGAATGTCCCTTACTGCATCGATACCGGAACTGCCATCGGCGAGCTGAATGTCGGCCAGGACCATCTTCGGCTGGGTCCGGTTGAAGAGTTCGACAGCCTCCTTGTGGGTCCGGGCAATGCCCGTCACCTGGTGGCCGAGCTCCTGGACGATGTGCTCGATGTCCATCGCGATCAGCGGTTCGTCTTCGATGATCATGATCTCGGTCGCGATCTGACGGGAAATACCCTCCGCAGCTTCTGTCAGAAGTTCATCGATCCTGTCCGTGGAAACGGATAGGATTTCCCCGGTTTCCGCGTGGGAGAATCCTTCGACCGATGTCAGCAGAAAAGCCTGGCGGGCCGGCGATGGCAGCATGGCGAGATTGGTGCTCGCGCGCTTTTCCCAAGCATAGGGCGACTCGCTCTCGGGAACATCTATTTGTGTGGAACCGTAGAGGGACGCAAACAGTTTATAGACGGAGACACGGTCGCTGCTGGTCTCCGGAAAGCTGCCGACATCCGCAATCAGCGTCTCGAGCGCGGCTGCGACATAAGCATCACCGGACTTTTGCGTTCCGGTCACTGCCCTGGCGTATCGACGCAGAAAAGGCAGATGTGGCGCAACGCGGGTTGAAAGTGACATGTGTGACTCCTTGTTTGCCCGACCGGGCATTCAACAACAAAGAAACGAACGAGAAAAAGAAAAGTTCCATCCGTTTGAACTTTTTTTCGCCATGACCGATAATGATGGGATCGATGTATTGGCCTGTCACTAAGGATTGAGCGTTTTCTCCATGAACGGATCGAAAAAACCGGCAGGCCGGCCGTCACACACCCGGATGACCTCGGGTTCCTTCCAGAAGACTCAGGAAACAATTACGCTCAAACTGCGTGAATATTACGATGCCGTCGAGGATGAAGGAATTCCCGACCGGTTTCTCGATCTCCTGGAAAAGCTCGACGAAGCCGAGAAAAAAGCCGAAACAGACGTCGGGGAAGCGGGTCGGGAATGACCGGCGCGGGCGACGGCGCCTCACCGGATTTCAAACGGGATATGCTGGCCCAGTTGCCGGCGTTGCGTGCCTTTGCCGTCTCCTTGTGCGGACGGCACGATCAGGCGGACGATCTCCTGCAGAACACCATCCTCAAGGCCTGGTCCAATCAGGAGAGTTTCACCCCCGGCACCAACATGAAAGCCTGGCTGTTCCGGATTCTTCGTAATGACTTCTACAGCGAATTGCGAATCCGTCGGCGGGAACTCCAGGACAGCGATGGGGAACACTCTGCGCAGCTAGCGGTGCATCCGGGGCAGCATGCCGCGCTCGATCTGAAGGATTTTGGCCGGGCGCTCGAAGCCCTTCCGTCCGACCACCGCGAAGCGATCATCCTCGTCGGCGCCTCCGGTTTCTCCTACGAGGAAGCCGCAGCCATTTGCGGATGCGCGGTCGGCACCTTGAAGAGCCGGGTCAACCGGGCCCGCGCCAGCTTGCGAGACCTCCTGTCCCTTGGGGAGGATGACGACTTCGGACCGGACACCACCTTTCCTGCAGGCAGTTCAGGAACGAAGTCCGTTTGACGAACTGAGGCGCAACGCCGGCGGATCCGGCGTTGCGCCCTGCTGAAGATTACGACCGGCCCTGAAGCCGGGTGCCATTCTATCAGTCGGCGGAAATCGCCCGCAACATCCACAGCGCTTTTTCATGGGAGTTGAGGCGTGCCGTCAGCATATCTTCGGTGACCACATCGCCCGCTTCGCCCGCCATTTCCGCGGCCTTGCGCATGGTCTTCACGGCTTCGCTGTGATCGGCGATCAGATCCTCGATCATGTCGATCGCCGATGTATTTTTCACTTCCGCGACCTTCGGCGCGAACGCGGCCGCATCGCCGAGCCGGACGGGAGCCAGGTGGCCGAGCGCGCGAATTCGTTCCGCGATGATGTCGGTTGCGGCAAACAGGGCGTTGTAGTGCTCTTCTGTCAACTCGTGCAGCGACTTGAACAGCGGCCCGACCACGTTCCAGTGGTAAAGATGGCTCTTGATCGTCAGGCGGTAAGTCGCCGCCAGAATATCGGACAATTCGGCAGAGATCTTGGTGAGGTATTTTTCGTCCAGACCGATGTCGAGTTTTTCGTCATGGGCCTCAACGTTGAGAACAGCAGAAATACCGGACATGGATAGTTACTCCTTCTTCAATTTGGCGTTCGTCTCCTGGCCTCCGCTCCGCAGGACTGCGAGCAGGGCCAGACCGCCGATCAGGGAAAATGTCAGTGCGCCCTTCGACTTCATCAGCGTCGGCAAGGCGGACACGGCAGCAGCGGTTGCCAAGGCGCGCCCCCTGTCGTGACGCTGTGCCCGACGGCGCTCGATCCGGTCGATCACCGCGAAAACGGCTATGAGCAGAGCCGCAACAGCAACCTGAACAGCTGCAATCAGAAAGGCGGCGTTGACCGCGCCGACGCTTGCAGCAAGATACAGGCCGCCACCGACCAGTGCAGAGACATAGGCGGTCACCAGCAGCAAGCCTGCGAGTGCGTAGACAAAAGCGTTGCGCTTTGCTCGCCGGACGGCTCGACTGACATCCGTGGACAGCACGGATGTCAGCAGCGGTATCAGCCGATACATGGCATCATCGCCGCGACGACCACACGGCCGCGATCAGGAAGCCGATACCCGCAGCAATCCCGAGCGACTGAAGCGGCTTGTCCCGGACCCGTGTCGAGATCGCCTCTTCCAGCCCGGAAAGTTCCTCGCTCAGGCTATCCAGGGTCTCCTGGGATGTTTTCGCAAGGTCTCTTCCGG contains these protein-coding regions:
- a CDS encoding AI-2E family transporter yields the protein MPSSDFETQTATAARVSLILLGGIAVVGVLEYAQVILAPIALAIVIGLMFGPLADRIEQFGIPPWVSAFAAVLIFLALIAIAATGFAVPLADWMDRLPEIWSRLQSELTSWKGIFASVGGLQEQLRQAMGQNSGMKVNVDDTSAVESVVYFAPALMAQIVLFLASMYFFIATRNEFRDAVLSRCVAPRLRRRVAGTFLEVEDKVSRYLLSITLVNIALGLAVSVVMFALGVPSPLLWGMMAGVLNYVIYIGPAVMAVVLTGVGLATADTAPAILLPPLAYLGLNLLEAQIVTPHVLGRTMTLNPFLVFLALAGWIWLWGPVGGFIAVPALLIAGTVIANIETVPSEPS
- a CDS encoding CHASE domain-containing protein, which translates into the protein MTAVVYNAEETADRIRFENLANDAVDRVVERVSQHITLLISTHSFFNAHTFGTEAGQADRGAFARFVDGLHLEGEFEGIRGIGYARLVTTGNEAEAAGDLQRNYGLDREVWPETDQDLRTPIVLLEPSDARNRVALGYDMFSEEHRRHAMQAAIASGEPKASAPIQLVQEITSLKQAGFLVYVPFSLGASPGRVDGFVYAPFRAGDLHEAALETAPKLPVKIETSDTTDDLKEGDRTGKTGGLLFRSAGYEKDNAYEGHVAEKVVDMAGRQWTFKVQATPDFRTRTHHFYTILIGGVSLLLAVALTMASRSQLKSVAAANELRRVSEKSSKEKDLMLQEMKHRIKNSIARVLAIARQTAANSETIDEFSQSFSARLNSMANAQDMLTRSHWRRADLRELLNTELEQVFGSSTSQDKITGPQILLDERTTQALGLTFHELATNALKYGGISTNNGDLLVNWQFTGSGKSKRLQLDWIETSVETISEPEGTGFGSRLIDANIRGELGGTIDRTFRPNGMTVRMIIPL
- a CDS encoding CsbD family protein produces the protein MNWNQIEGNWDLFRGKVQEKWGKLTGDDLDVVAGNRKQLAGKIQERYGIAQEEVEREIDDWLTRH
- a CDS encoding response regulator, producing the protein MSLSTRVAPHLPFLRRYARAVTGTQKSGDAYVAAALETLIADVGSFPETSSDRVSVYKLFASLYGSTQIDVPESESPYAWEKRASTNLAMLPSPARQAFLLTSVEGFSHAETGEILSVSTDRIDELLTEAAEGISRQIATEIMIIEDEPLIAMDIEHIVQELGHQVTGIARTHKEAVELFNRTQPKMVLADIQLADGSSGIDAVRDILQANDIPVIFITAFPERLLTGERPEPTFLITKPFNPEMVKALISQALFFDQTVDAAA
- a CDS encoding NepR family anti-sigma factor; the protein is MTSGSFQKTQETITLKLREYYDAVEDEGIPDRFLDLLEKLDEAEKKAETDVGEAGRE
- a CDS encoding sigma-70 family RNA polymerase sigma factor, giving the protein MTGAGDGASPDFKRDMLAQLPALRAFAVSLCGRHDQADDLLQNTILKAWSNQESFTPGTNMKAWLFRILRNDFYSELRIRRRELQDSDGEHSAQLAVHPGQHAALDLKDFGRALEALPSDHREAIILVGASGFSYEEAAAICGCAVGTLKSRVNRARASLRDLLSLGEDDDFGPDTTFPAGSSGTKSV
- a CDS encoding DNA starvation/stationary phase protection protein, with protein sequence MSGISAVLNVEAHDEKLDIGLDEKYLTKISAELSDILAATYRLTIKSHLYHWNVVGPLFKSLHELTEEHYNALFAATDIIAERIRALGHLAPVRLGDAAAFAPKVAEVKNTSAIDMIEDLIADHSEAVKTMRKAAEMAGEAGDVVTEDMLTARLNSHEKALWMLRAISAD